The DNA region AGGCCGTCCCCGACCGTCCGGTTCGTCAACATCACGTCGACGGAACGGGCCTGCGCGCAGCTGAGCGACGAGGTGGCCTTCTTCCAGGCGCTTGGGCAGGTGACGGGCGAGGGGGTCGGCGTGGGCTTCCTCTACCTGGTCAACGACAAGGGCTTGCGGATGGATTTCGTGCCCGGCCCCGGCCCGGCAACGCCGCCGCCGGAAGCCGAATAGGGCGGATCAGGCGCGGGCCGGGCGGCCACCCCCGCGCGACGGGCGCGGCAGGCCAAGGCGGCGGTGCAAGGTGCTGGCGGTGACGAAGGCCGCCCCCATGGCCGCCCCGCAGACGGCAAAGATGCCCGGAAGGGGCGCGACCAGCAGGACCGCCCAGGCAATGCCCGGGGTGGCGATGCCCGAGACATCACGGAAGCTGGAATAGACGGCGGCCATCTCTGTCCGCTCGGACGGCTTGACCGCCATCAGGAAGGGCAGGCCGCCGATGGTGTCGAGCACGACGAGGAAGATCGACGCAAACATCATCGCGGCGACGGCAACCCAGGGCCAGGGCGAGAAGATCGCGGCCAGAAGGAAGCCCGTGCCACACAGGGCGAAAGCGGCGCGCAGCGCGGTGCGCAGCGGCCAGCGCCGGGTAAAGCGCAGCATGAAGGGCGCGGCGAAGAGGAGCGCGTTGGAAAAGGACAGCGCGACGCCGCCCACCTTGTCGGCGATGCCCCAGTCGCCGCCGATGTTCGCCTCGACACAGTAGATCGGCAGGTAGACGACATAGACCCACCAGCCGCAGGAGCGGATCACGGCGAAGGACCAGCCGGCGATGAGGCGGGTCTGGGCG from Neotabrizicola shimadae includes:
- a CDS encoding META domain-containing protein, which codes for MRLALIPLVLLALSGCVAPEAEQPPYWWKLVSINGKPFPADVQMAFRGEDGKELIGQGPCNSFAAKVVTRPSPTVRFVNITSTERACAQLSDEVAFFQALGQVTGEGVGVGFLYLVNDKGLRMDFVPGPGPATPPPEAE